ACTGAGACCGTTTCGAAGACCTCTTCCTTCATCAGCCTGCTATTCGGGCCGGCTTCCCTGAGAACGTCGAAAAAGATAGTCCAGAAGCACGTTCGCCATGACGCGCATCCCGATGGGAACCGCCGCGTCATCGGCGCGAAACGTGGGCGAATGGTGGGGACCGGAGACCGTTCCTTCCTTCAAGGTTCCCAGGCGATAAAAGAAGCCCGGAACTTCGTTCGCGTAATAGGCGAAGTCCTCGCCTCCCATGGTCGGCTTCAGGTCGACCACGCCGCCTTCGCCCACGACGGCGGCAACCGACGGCACCATCCATTGGGTCAGCTCGGGATCGTTGATCGTAGCCGGGGTTCCGCGCTGGTAATCCAGTGTGTAACTTCCTCCACCCGCCCTGGTGATGCCGTCAAGGATCTCGCTCATCCGACGCTCGACCGTGTCACGCACGTCGGGATCGTAGGTTCGCACCGTCCCCTCGAGATGCACCTGCGCGGGAATGATGTTGAAGCGCTCACCGCTGTGGAACATCCCCACGGTCACGACCACCGGCTGGAGCGGATCGAGGTTTCTGGAAGCGATCGTCTGAAATGCCAGAACCACCTGCGATGCCATGACGATTGGATCCACACCCTGGTGCGGCTGCGCGCCGTGAGTCTGAGTTCCCTTGACCGTCGCCTTGAAATGATCGACTGCGGCAAGAGCCGGTCCTTCGGTGAACCCGATCTGCCCCACGGGAAGATCGGCGAGGGTGTGCAGCCCGAAAACCGCCTCGGGACGCGGATCGTCGAAGACGCCCTCCTCGAGCATGAGATTGGCGCCTCCCTCTTCACCTTCGGGCGGGCCTTCCTCTGCGGGTTGAAAGACGAAGAGAACGGTCCCGGGAACGTCCTTCTGGAGGTCGGTGAGAACCGAGGCCACTCCCATCTGCACCGCGGTGTGAACGTCGTGACCGCAGGCGTGCATGATGCCGACCTCTTGCCCGTTGTAGGTCCCGCGCTTCGTCGATTTGAAAGGAAGATCGGTGTCTTCGCTCACCGGAAGCGCGTCCATGTCCGCGCGGACCGCGATGACGGGGCCGTCCTTGCCTCCTTTCAAGATGCCCACCACGCCGGTATGAGCGATTCCGATTCGCACGACCAGGCCGAGGCTCCCGAGGTGCTCGGCTACGAGTCTGGCGGTCTCGAACTCGCGATTACCCAGCTCCGGGTCCTGGTGAATCCGACGACGGTAGTCCAGAGCCGCTGCCTCGTGGCGCTCCACCGAGCGCGCGATCCGATCCGCGAAAACGCCCGATAGCGGAGCGTCTTGCGCCGCAGGCGCGGACGTCACGGCGAGCAGGAAGAGGGTTGTCGCTACTGAAGGATGAGGACATGAAAACATAGGGCGGATTCTACACTGGGAGCGCCGCACGGTAATTTCATCAACAAATAATCTCTCACCTATTGTCTTCCATGATTGTCGGCGCTATGATCCGCGCTACCGTTCTTTACATAGGCTCACGCAGCGGCAGGTCGTGTGCCGGCCGCGCGCTTCTTGATTTCCTCGAAGTTCGGAGGAATCAAAACCCGTGCGCCTTTGTGGAGATTCGGACAGGAAAGACTATGGGGTTATTCGAAACAACAGACGCGACATTCAACGGAGCGGTGCTTGACAGTTAATGGGTGGGAAGAAAAGGACATCGATACGTTACCCCGGGCCCTGGCCAGGGATTCGATGGAGCAGTTGGCCAGGGAGCTCGAGAATTTTCAGGAGATCGCGAGCTATATCAAACCGCAACCGGGCGACGTTCCGACGCTCGATGGGTTCGATATACACGGCGAGATCTTGCCCCTGAATGGCCTGGTCGGTGGAGATCACATCATCTACCTGGATTTCAAGAAACGTTACGACCTCGAAGCCAGAATCGCCCATGCCCAGGCGCAAGGACTGCCCGAGGTGGCCGCCAACCTCGCCCGGTGCCAGAGAAT
This Vicinamibacteria bacterium DNA region includes the following protein-coding sequences:
- a CDS encoding amidohydrolase; the encoded protein is MTSAPAAQDAPLSGVFADRIARSVERHEAAALDYRRRIHQDPELGNREFETARLVAEHLGSLGLVVRIGIAHTGVVGILKGGKDGPVIAVRADMDALPVSEDTDLPFKSTKRGTYNGQEVGIMHACGHDVHTAVQMGVASVLTDLQKDVPGTVLFVFQPAEEGPPEGEEGGANLMLEEGVFDDPRPEAVFGLHTLADLPVGQIGFTEGPALAAVDHFKATVKGTQTHGAQPHQGVDPIVMASQVVLAFQTIASRNLDPLQPVVVTVGMFHSGERFNIIPAQVHLEGTVRTYDPDVRDTVERRMSEILDGITRAGGGSYTLDYQRGTPATINDPELTQWMVPSVAAVVGEGGVVDLKPTMGGEDFAYYANEVPGFFYRLGTLKEGTVSGPHHSPTFRADDAAVPIGMRVMANVLLDYLFRRSQGSRPE